The following are encoded in a window of Pseudalgibacter alginicilyticus genomic DNA:
- a CDS encoding glycosyl hydrolase family 28-related protein — MKSKHYYNLPNNSIGLFNKRELQPLVGKCFTICILSFSCLLSFSQIYPTFSINETGGTIHVAKYGAYPNDGIDDEKAVQAAIDAAGDHTVVVFAAGTYNFSAPDDPARGRSLTGAEAHIKVSGKTNMTLRGAVDETTGEPTTVFDRNLLFYTNQPISSSFNRVSILDARNNHGVKIENIAFKNKLHYTVGKVLSIDSTTITVEIVKGYPMDNGCPVASANVWTWDGVNEGEEILKIGEPSVTYGDNVGHFFSLLDAEARTMQCVKKDNAFYGKASVGDYVSWHYGWNAQGTVYMSKNINIHLENVHIYTALRSALFLSYNHNLYFNELEIRPENNRFSMSPRDGVHASRNTGEFVSDNMYIKGTRLDGYVVTGTAATVNIIKDSRRFKFITDQSVRDFSCLNTPLYFYDNNIRHKVPVKRVNYVSHSSSGSVYNVVTARDIPSFVDNSTTLIPSGLSPVTVIVKNSTFKSIGGASELYFCDNVYSSNNYHENIMYSPVRLGANITRNHTGGNLEFSNNEYKDCAWEGNFYKKKQHGYISAFNLSKVFSNMYVTDLVIQNNKFISTTSATSMPPIELDEVGNVLIRNNSYEGFDKYVQLWDVYNVTNED; from the coding sequence ATGAAATCAAAACATTATTATAACCTTCCTAATAATAGTATTGGATTATTCAATAAGCGTGAATTACAGCCTCTGGTCGGAAAGTGTTTTACGATTTGCATTCTAAGCTTTTCTTGTCTGCTTTCTTTTTCTCAAATATACCCGACATTTTCAATTAATGAAACCGGTGGAACCATTCACGTGGCTAAGTATGGTGCTTATCCAAATGATGGAATCGATGATGAAAAAGCCGTTCAAGCAGCTATAGATGCTGCCGGAGATCATACTGTCGTTGTTTTTGCTGCTGGCACCTATAATTTCTCGGCTCCAGATGATCCGGCTCGGGGGCGTAGTTTAACAGGGGCCGAAGCACACATTAAAGTCTCCGGTAAAACAAATATGACCTTGAGAGGTGCCGTAGATGAAACCACTGGAGAACCTACTACAGTTTTTGATAGAAACCTATTGTTTTATACTAATCAACCCATTTCGAGTTCATTTAATCGGGTTTCCATATTGGATGCCAGAAATAATCATGGTGTTAAAATTGAGAATATTGCCTTTAAAAATAAACTTCATTACACAGTTGGTAAAGTACTTTCAATAGATAGCACAACGATTACCGTAGAGATTGTAAAAGGCTATCCTATGGACAATGGCTGTCCTGTTGCGTCAGCAAATGTGTGGACTTGGGATGGTGTTAATGAAGGTGAGGAGATTTTGAAAATTGGAGAACCGTCCGTCACTTATGGGGATAATGTCGGTCATTTCTTTTCATTACTCGATGCTGAGGCCAGAACCATGCAGTGCGTGAAAAAGGATAACGCCTTTTATGGTAAAGCTTCGGTAGGGGATTATGTCTCCTGGCACTACGGGTGGAACGCCCAGGGGACGGTTTACATGAGCAAGAATATCAATATCCATCTTGAAAATGTTCACATCTATACGGCTCTTAGATCTGCATTATTTCTTTCCTATAACCATAATTTATACTTCAATGAACTGGAAATCCGACCCGAAAATAATCGATTTTCAATGAGCCCTCGGGACGGTGTCCATGCTTCCAGGAATACCGGGGAATTTGTGTCTGATAACATGTACATTAAAGGCACACGTTTAGATGGTTATGTGGTGACGGGGACAGCCGCCACAGTGAACATCATAAAAGATTCAAGGCGTTTTAAATTTATTACGGATCAAAGTGTTCGGGATTTTAGCTGCTTAAATACACCGCTGTACTTTTATGATAATAATATAAGGCATAAGGTGCCAGTAAAACGTGTAAACTACGTGAGTCATAGTTCGTCAGGCAGTGTTTATAACGTGGTTACGGCCCGGGATATACCTTCTTTTGTTGATAATAGTACAACTTTGATACCGAGCGGCCTGAGTCCGGTTACGGTAATTGTAAAAAATAGTACCTTCAAAAGTATAGGAGGTGCGTCAGAGCTTTACTTCTGCGATAATGTATACTCTTCTAATAATTACCACGAAAACATCATGTATTCTCCAGTGCGTTTAGGCGCCAACATTACACGTAATCATACAGGGGGAAATTTAGAATTTTCAAATAATGAATACAAAGACTGTGCTTGGGAAGGAAACTTTTACAAAAAAAAGCAACATGGTTATATCAGCGCATTCAATTTAAGCAAGGTCTTCTCGAATATGTATGTAACAGATCTGGTAATTCAAAATAACAAATTTATAAGTACCACCTCTGCGACCAGTATGCCACCAATTGAGTTGGACGAAGTGGGTAATGTATTAATCAGGAATAATTCTTATGAGGGTTTCGATAAGTATGTCCAGCTTTGGGATGTGTATAATGTGACTAATGAAGACTAA
- a CDS encoding sodium:solute symporter family protein, protein MGTIDFGILIIFTILIFICGLSFSNSGKNMKSYFAAGGNLPWWMSGLSLFMSFFSAGTFVVWGSIAYNSGWVAVTIQLTMAIAGFIIGFFIAPKWRKTKALTAAEFITNRLGYSTQKVYTYLFLVISLFTTGAFLYPVAKIVEVSTGVPITMSIIVLGVLILIYTAVGGLWAVIVTDVLQFVVLTAAVLIVVPLSLDKIGGINNFVAKAPVDFFNLVNEEYSWGFIVAFGFYNLFFIAGNWAYVQRYTSVSTARDAKKVGWLFGALYLVSPIVWMLPPMIYRVLNPNLEGLANEGAYLLMCKEVLPVGMLGLILGGMVFATSSSVNTTLNISAGVLTNDVYKHFKPNANANQLIKVAKLSTIILGLITIVVALLVPLLGGVVEFVLSLAAITGGAMFLPPLWAMFSSRQTGKTALFVTIIALSINSFFKFLAPQFLDITLSRTLEMSFGVGIPIVLLAITELYFMTTKGSETVYQDYIKNVELVSDIPEEDSKKINKKGGRVIGIGVASTGALILSLTIVAENGVFLVGGMGLLVTTLGGFVIKKNLNKKALKKIQNKYDN, encoded by the coding sequence TTGGGTACTATAGATTTTGGTATATTAATAATATTTACAATTCTTATTTTTATTTGTGGCCTTTCTTTTTCCAATTCTGGAAAAAATATGAAATCCTATTTTGCTGCAGGAGGTAATTTACCTTGGTGGATGAGTGGTTTATCTCTATTCATGAGTTTTTTCTCGGCAGGAACTTTTGTAGTATGGGGCTCTATAGCCTACAATAGTGGCTGGGTAGCTGTCACTATACAATTAACTATGGCTATTGCTGGATTTATTATTGGATTTTTTATTGCTCCTAAATGGAGAAAAACTAAGGCTCTAACGGCTGCAGAATTTATTACAAACAGATTGGGTTACAGTACTCAAAAAGTATATACCTATTTGTTTTTGGTTATCTCTTTATTTACAACAGGTGCTTTTTTATATCCAGTGGCGAAGATAGTAGAGGTGTCCACTGGAGTGCCGATTACAATGAGTATTATAGTTTTGGGAGTGTTAATACTCATTTATACAGCTGTTGGAGGTCTTTGGGCCGTTATAGTTACAGATGTATTACAATTTGTGGTTCTTACCGCCGCAGTATTAATAGTAGTGCCATTATCCTTAGATAAAATTGGTGGAATAAATAATTTTGTAGCTAAAGCTCCTGTAGATTTTTTCAATCTTGTGAATGAAGAGTATTCATGGGGCTTTATTGTAGCTTTTGGATTTTATAATCTTTTTTTTATTGCAGGGAATTGGGCTTATGTACAAAGATATACAAGTGTTTCAACGGCCAGAGATGCAAAAAAAGTGGGATGGCTTTTTGGAGCGCTGTATTTAGTAAGTCCAATTGTTTGGATGCTACCTCCTATGATTTATCGAGTACTGAACCCTAATTTAGAAGGCCTTGCTAATGAAGGGGCCTATTTATTAATGTGCAAAGAAGTATTGCCTGTTGGCATGCTAGGACTTATACTTGGAGGGATGGTTTTTGCAACATCTAGTTCCGTAAACACAACTTTAAATATTTCGGCCGGTGTATTGACTAATGATGTTTATAAACATTTTAAACCAAATGCTAATGCAAATCAACTAATTAAAGTTGCGAAGCTATCAACAATCATTTTAGGTTTAATAACTATAGTTGTTGCCTTATTGGTGCCCTTATTAGGTGGTGTTGTAGAATTTGTTTTGTCTTTGGCAGCAATTACAGGAGGTGCGATGTTTTTACCACCATTATGGGCTATGTTTTCGAGTAGACAAACCGGTAAAACAGCATTGTTTGTTACTATAATTGCATTATCTATTAATAGTTTCTTTAAGTTTTTAGCACCTCAATTCCTAGATATAACTTTGAGTAGGACTTTAGAAATGAGCTTTGGTGTAGGTATTCCAATAGTGTTATTAGCTATAACGGAACTGTATTTTATGACTACAAAAGGTAGTGAAACAGTTTATCAAGATTATATAAAAAATGTCGAATTAGTATCCGATATTCCTGAGGAAGATTCAAAAAAGATTAATAAAAAAGGGGGGCGCGTTATTGGTATTGGTGTCGCATCAACAGGGGCGTTAATCCTCTCATTAACTATTGTTGCTGAAAATGGAGTCTTTCTAGTTGGTGGTATGGGACTTTTAGTTACGACTCTTGGTGGATTCGTTATCAAGAAAAATTTAAATAAAAAGGCGTTAAAAAAAATACAGAATAAGTATGATAATTAA
- a CDS encoding RagB/SusD family nutrient uptake outer membrane protein: MKNIKNKVLLLLGLFGMFFCACDDADFLDKQPIDFLAPDNISSSRDIEEAVNGIYSSYISDPLEPIITDFFTDNGIQSTYIEIWNGSFNNENTFVETKWVRNYKMILRANTVLDNIDNIELSEEKYNQFKGEATFMRALAYLDLTEFYGGVPLRIRVESLAEANKPITPKNDIVDFILNELETASDLLPIEYSASDKGRATKGAALAIKARVLLYNKMYDQAAIYCQKVKDLGKYSLMDDYELLFLPEGEASNNETIFDMQFIENQSDLALSSVWNTYFLLFGSYAATRNLHDEFYSTNGLSIKDPLNTLYDPSVNPDVLSPNYIGKQEGIYDNRFTNRDPRMNSTIVVPYSVFRYTRANESPEVFIPASHGRNTPVGFKVRKHIDYSNKWEHRVSGVNPIIVRYADILLMEAEALIESGDYDETYVSNLINEVRQRASVMMPKVQDVEGTGLSQNELRQIVRHERRVEFAFEGLRFFDIKRWDIGATALTTVKGYRIESLTTSSAAYEEYDYLTATFDPSRSYLWPIPKVETDSNTEIN, encoded by the coding sequence ATGAAAAATATTAAAAACAAGGTCCTACTGCTGTTAGGCCTATTCGGTATGTTTTTTTGTGCATGCGATGATGCCGATTTCCTTGATAAGCAGCCTATTGATTTTTTGGCTCCCGATAATATCTCATCAAGTAGGGATATAGAAGAGGCTGTAAATGGTATATATAGTTCCTATATTTCTGATCCTCTAGAGCCTATTATCACAGATTTCTTTACAGATAATGGCATTCAAAGTACTTATATAGAGATATGGAACGGCTCTTTTAATAACGAAAATACTTTTGTGGAAACCAAATGGGTTCGTAACTATAAAATGATATTGAGAGCAAATACCGTTTTGGATAATATAGATAATATAGAGTTGTCGGAAGAGAAGTATAACCAATTTAAAGGAGAAGCTACTTTCATGAGAGCTTTAGCATATTTGGATTTGACTGAATTTTATGGAGGTGTTCCCTTAAGAATAAGAGTAGAAAGTTTAGCAGAGGCTAATAAACCTATTACTCCTAAAAATGACATTGTTGATTTTATTTTAAATGAATTAGAAACGGCTTCAGATCTATTACCTATAGAATATAGTGCTAGCGATAAAGGAAGGGCTACTAAAGGAGCTGCTTTAGCCATAAAGGCGCGTGTTTTGTTATATAACAAAATGTATGATCAAGCTGCAATTTATTGTCAAAAAGTAAAGGATTTAGGTAAATACAGTTTAATGGATGACTATGAACTATTGTTTTTACCTGAAGGAGAGGCCAGTAATAATGAAACAATCTTCGATATGCAATTTATAGAAAATCAGAGCGATTTAGCTTTGTCTTCTGTATGGAACACTTATTTTTTGCTGTTCGGTTCTTATGCCGCGACCAGAAATTTGCATGATGAGTTTTATTCTACCAATGGATTATCAATAAAAGATCCTTTAAACACATTATATGACCCAAGTGTAAATCCAGATGTTTTGTCCCCAAATTATATAGGAAAACAAGAAGGGATTTATGATAATAGATTTACTAATAGAGACCCAAGAATGAATTCTACAATAGTGGTACCGTATTCTGTTTTTCGCTATACAAGAGCTAATGAGAGTCCAGAGGTATTTATTCCGGCAAGTCATGGAAGAAATACCCCGGTAGGTTTTAAAGTCCGTAAACATATAGATTACAGCAATAAATGGGAGCACAGGGTATCAGGCGTAAATCCTATAATTGTCAGGTACGCAGATATTTTGTTAATGGAGGCAGAAGCCTTAATAGAATCAGGAGATTATGACGAAACCTATGTGTCTAATTTAATAAATGAGGTAAGGCAGCGTGCAAGTGTTATGATGCCAAAGGTTCAAGATGTGGAAGGGACAGGCCTATCACAAAATGAACTGAGACAAATTGTTCGTCATGAAAGACGTGTGGAGTTCGCCTTTGAAGGCTTGCGCTTTTTTGATATCAAACGATGGGACATAGGTGCTACAGCACTAACAACGGTGAAAGGCTATAGAATAGAGTCCTTAACCACTTCTAGTGCAGCTTATGAAGAGTATGATTATTTGACCGCTACTTTTGATCCAAGCAGAAGTTATTTATGGCCAATACCAAAAGTAGAAACAGATTCCAATACAGAAATTAATTAA
- a CDS encoding FAD-dependent oxidoreductase: MIIKDFDINTRSNKTVVINSELVVVGGGMAGVCSAISAAREGISVTLVQDRPVLGGNASSEVRLWILGATSHMGNNNRWAREGGIIDEILVENMYRNKEGNTLIFDTILLEKVTNEKNITLLLNTSVYEVSKSNSTTISEIAAFCSQNSTTYRIIGHLFCDTSGDGIVAFQAGAAFRMGAETVKEFGEKFAPDVAFGELLGHSIYFYSKDAGRPIKYVAPEFALKDITKIPRYKDISSTSQGCRLWWLEYGGRKDTTHESEDIKWELWKVVYGVWDYIKNSGNFPDAENLTLEWVGTIPGKRESRRFEGLYMMKQQDVIEQRLFDDAVSFGGWAVDLHPADGVYDSKPGCTQYHSKGIYQIPLRSLISKNISNLFIGGRIMSATHVAFGTTRVMATTAHSGQSIGYGAAQCIKNKILPSDLIEKNQITQLQQTLSLNGQSIPGVAINQDTNLVNKAMISTSSTLKFSHLKPDGAWVVLDKGTAQLIPLIAGIKYSYSFQFSSKKVTAVQVQLRICKNTGHYTPDVILESKEIQLAVGVQEVEFSFNTTLETNQYAFITFLKNEDVSIRTSEQRITGILSLFNGKNKAVNNNGMQTPPSNIGIDTFEFWIPQRRPQGHNLAFSISPALDIYGKDNLCNGFVRPYLGTNAWAANLNDEKPKITLKWETVQSIKSIKLFFDTDFDHPMESSLYGHPESVMPFCVRHFKIKDQLGKVIFEEVENHQTIVSVLLSKTINTNMLTIEFYSNKKNIPVSLFEIFIT, encoded by the coding sequence ATGATAATTAAAGATTTTGATATTAACACCAGAAGTAATAAAACTGTAGTTATAAATTCTGAGTTAGTAGTAGTAGGTGGTGGAATGGCAGGTGTTTGTTCTGCCATTTCTGCCGCTCGCGAGGGTATTTCTGTGACTCTTGTGCAAGATAGGCCGGTTTTGGGAGGGAATGCTTCTAGTGAGGTAAGATTATGGATTTTAGGGGCGACTTCGCATATGGGGAACAATAATAGATGGGCAAGAGAAGGCGGTATCATTGATGAAATATTGGTAGAAAACATGTATCGTAATAAAGAAGGGAATACCCTAATTTTTGATACAATTTTACTTGAAAAAGTTACTAATGAAAAGAATATCACTCTATTATTGAATACTTCTGTTTACGAAGTTTCAAAATCTAACTCCACAACAATTAGTGAAATAGCTGCATTTTGCAGTCAAAATTCAACAACTTATAGAATTATAGGTCACTTATTTTGCGATACTTCAGGTGATGGTATAGTTGCTTTTCAAGCTGGAGCAGCATTTAGAATGGGGGCAGAAACGGTTAAGGAGTTTGGTGAAAAATTTGCGCCAGATGTTGCCTTTGGTGAGCTTTTGGGACATTCCATTTATTTTTATAGCAAGGATGCTGGAAGACCAATAAAATATGTTGCTCCAGAATTTGCATTAAAAGATATAACTAAAATTCCTCGATATAAAGATATTAGTTCTACATCACAAGGATGTAGGTTATGGTGGTTAGAGTATGGAGGCAGAAAAGACACTACTCACGAATCTGAGGACATTAAATGGGAACTTTGGAAAGTTGTATATGGAGTTTGGGATTATATAAAAAATTCAGGCAACTTTCCGGATGCAGAAAACTTAACGCTTGAATGGGTAGGTACTATACCTGGAAAAAGGGAAAGTAGACGTTTTGAAGGTTTATACATGATGAAACAACAAGATGTCATTGAACAACGTCTTTTTGATGATGCGGTCTCCTTTGGTGGTTGGGCGGTTGATTTACATCCTGCTGATGGTGTGTACGATAGTAAACCTGGATGTACTCAATACCATTCTAAAGGGATTTACCAAATACCATTACGTTCTCTGATAAGCAAAAACATTTCAAATTTATTTATTGGAGGTCGTATTATGAGTGCCACGCACGTGGCCTTTGGTACTACACGTGTAATGGCAACCACAGCGCATAGTGGTCAGTCTATTGGGTACGGAGCGGCCCAATGTATTAAGAATAAAATATTACCATCGGATTTAATTGAAAAAAATCAAATAACACAACTACAACAAACCTTAAGTTTAAATGGGCAAAGTATTCCAGGGGTTGCTATAAACCAAGATACTAATTTGGTTAATAAAGCAATGATTAGTACATCTAGTACCTTAAAATTTAGTCATTTAAAGCCCGATGGTGCATGGGTTGTTTTAGACAAGGGTACTGCTCAGTTAATACCTTTAATTGCCGGAATTAAGTATAGTTATTCATTTCAATTTTCTTCAAAAAAAGTTACAGCGGTACAAGTACAACTTAGGATTTGTAAGAATACAGGGCATTATACACCAGATGTTATTTTAGAGAGCAAAGAAATTCAATTGGCAGTTGGAGTACAGGAAGTTGAGTTTTCATTTAATACAACTTTAGAAACAAATCAATATGCATTTATAACATTCCTAAAAAATGAAGATGTTTCAATTCGCACAAGTGAACAGCGTATTACAGGTATACTGTCTTTATTCAATGGAAAAAACAAAGCGGTAAATAATAATGGAATGCAAACACCTCCATCTAATATTGGGATTGACACTTTTGAGTTTTGGATTCCACAACGAAGACCACAAGGTCATAATCTGGCATTTTCTATAAGTCCAGCTTTAGATATATATGGTAAGGACAATCTATGCAATGGTTTTGTAAGACCTTATTTAGGCACGAATGCTTGGGCGGCGAATTTAAATGATGAAAAACCTAAAATAACACTGAAATGGGAAACGGTTCAGAGTATAAAATCAATCAAATTATTTTTTGATACAGATTTTGACCACCCTATGGAATCCTCTCTTTACGGTCATCCCGAGAGTGTAATGCCATTTTGTGTGAGACATTTTAAAATAAAAGATCAGCTAGGAAAAGTAATATTCGAGGAAGTTGAAAATCATCAAACAATAGTCTCGGTCTTATTATCTAAAACTATTAATACAAACATGCTGACCATAGAATTCTATTCTAATAAAAAGAATATTCCAGTGTCATTATTTGAAATATTTATAACATAA
- a CDS encoding SusC/RagA family TonB-linked outer membrane protein produces MKNIKLLIATCLLCAFSYGQHNRVSGLVVDGSGIPIPGAIVIVKGTTIGTLTDFNGEFTIAPLEDNEIIRVSYLGYVPQEINIKGLTELKMVMQEEISELNEVVLIGYGSQKKIEVTGAVSTVELKDVESRPLTSSSQILQGKVAGVSVTQSSGSPGDDNATIRIRGISSIDNNNDPLVIIDDIPGQLSDVNPADIESISVLKDAASASIYGSRASAGVIVIKTKRASVGKLSLDFNTITAVQYATKLPETLDSWVHAELTNEALRNVGQQDQYSREDIELFKYGIDPIRPNTDWYGIFLGDGLTQNSFLNVKQGTEDFTFTGSVGYYNQKGILKGTESDKVTYRTRFDSYFLNRKVKIGVALSGYDQVVDELISSTASLMNVLSATNATTFVESLPDEEGVTYYSGQGRYLGAKDFGGGIDRTTKSLITQYYMQIEPIKNLQAKLTYGNNKYNLEYQRFVPEMFFAGNILGESPSLTDSSLEKRFTSTTNSTLTTTLNYSKRLKKHNFSALLGYERLERIYQTDYAKVDDLSSNQPIFDLGDPNSYFLTSNANESSTVSYFGRLNYSFASKYLLELNMRRDGSSRFALENQWGNFPSISAGWVISKEKFMKSLDYLFLKLRGSWGRLGNQSIGSYYAASDQMSGSEFYNFGGSVVSGRGTIVLANPDTKWETTEQINLGFDLELFNRVSATFEYFDKKTYDILARVTIPTSLGVSERPYQNIGDMTNKGFELSLGYTSKPNKNGFSYSINTNFTYLKNEVTDLGGLDFVDQSDVLRSQVGHPFASFYGYKVDDIYQVDDFTWQNDSDPSIEHYNRDYQLKDENADPSGIMPRVWPGDEKFRDIDGNGIINSDDKTIIGRSVPKFYYGGTINLSYKNWGLNIIGQGIGGAEAYQNGYLQKFLNNGSNSSIQQFQADNRWTFDNPSTKYRRLTKSLERNGLESSYYVTNASYFRIKNIELSYNLPKEVIERLNISRLRLFFSAENILTFTNYISGFDPERPYNVTNQPFHPQIQSLSCGLNLNF; encoded by the coding sequence ATGAAGAACATTAAATTATTAATTGCCACATGTTTGTTGTGCGCCTTTAGCTATGGACAACATAATAGGGTTTCGGGTCTTGTTGTAGATGGATCTGGAATACCAATACCCGGTGCAATCGTGATTGTAAAAGGAACGACCATAGGTACTCTAACCGATTTTAATGGTGAATTTACTATTGCACCTCTAGAAGACAACGAAATTATTAGGGTTTCTTATTTGGGATATGTCCCACAAGAAATAAATATCAAAGGTTTAACTGAATTGAAAATGGTCATGCAAGAGGAAATCTCAGAACTTAACGAAGTTGTTCTAATTGGTTATGGAAGTCAGAAAAAAATAGAGGTTACTGGTGCTGTTTCAACCGTTGAATTAAAAGACGTAGAATCAAGACCCTTAACTTCTAGTAGTCAAATTTTACAAGGTAAGGTCGCTGGGGTAAGTGTGACACAAAGTTCTGGAAGCCCAGGAGATGACAACGCTACCATAAGAATTAGAGGAATTTCTTCTATAGATAATAATAATGACCCCTTGGTAATTATTGATGATATTCCGGGGCAATTAAGTGATGTCAATCCAGCTGACATTGAAAGTATTTCTGTTTTAAAAGATGCTGCTTCAGCTTCCATTTATGGGTCACGGGCTTCAGCGGGGGTCATTGTTATAAAAACTAAAAGAGCCTCAGTTGGTAAACTTTCTTTGGATTTTAATACAATTACAGCAGTACAATATGCGACTAAATTACCAGAAACTTTAGATTCTTGGGTGCATGCTGAATTAACAAATGAAGCCTTAAGAAATGTAGGTCAACAAGATCAATATTCTCGAGAGGATATAGAATTGTTTAAGTATGGTATTGACCCTATAAGACCTAACACAGATTGGTATGGTATTTTCTTAGGAGATGGTTTAACTCAAAATAGTTTCTTAAATGTTAAACAAGGGACTGAGGATTTTACATTTACAGGTTCAGTAGGTTACTATAATCAGAAAGGAATTCTTAAAGGTACTGAATCAGACAAGGTAACTTATAGAACCAGGTTTGATTCTTATTTTTTGAACAGAAAGGTTAAAATTGGTGTTGCTTTATCTGGTTATGATCAAGTTGTTGATGAATTAATTTCTTCTACAGCCAGTTTAATGAATGTACTATCTGCCACAAATGCTACAACGTTTGTAGAGTCGTTACCAGACGAAGAAGGTGTTACCTACTATTCTGGACAAGGGAGATATTTGGGAGCAAAAGATTTTGGTGGTGGTATTGATCGTACTACTAAATCTTTAATTACACAATACTATATGCAAATAGAGCCTATTAAAAACTTGCAAGCAAAACTTACCTATGGAAACAATAAATATAATTTAGAATACCAAAGGTTTGTTCCAGAGATGTTTTTTGCGGGAAACATTTTAGGAGAGTCACCAAGTTTAACGGATTCCTCTTTAGAGAAAAGATTCACTAGTACAACCAACAGTACATTAACCACAACATTAAACTATTCTAAGAGACTTAAAAAACATAACTTTTCTGCTCTGTTAGGATACGAAAGATTAGAACGAATTTACCAAACAGATTATGCTAAAGTAGACGATTTATCATCTAATCAACCAATTTTTGATTTAGGGGATCCTAATTCCTATTTTTTAACAAGTAATGCTAATGAGAGTTCAACTGTATCGTATTTTGGTCGTTTAAATTACTCCTTTGCATCCAAATATTTACTGGAATTAAACATGAGACGAGATGGGTCTTCAAGGTTCGCTCTAGAAAATCAATGGGGTAATTTTCCATCTATCTCTGCGGGTTGGGTAATTTCTAAAGAAAAATTCATGAAATCTCTAGATTATTTATTTTTAAAATTGAGAGGGTCGTGGGGTAGATTGGGTAATCAAAGTATTGGTTCATATTACGCAGCATCTGACCAAATGAGTGGTAGTGAATTTTATAACTTTGGTGGCAGCGTAGTTTCTGGTAGAGGAACCATTGTTTTAGCTAACCCAGATACAAAATGGGAAACAACCGAACAAATCAATTTAGGATTCGACTTAGAACTTTTTAATAGAGTATCGGCAACATTTGAATATTTTGACAAGAAAACCTATGACATTTTAGCGAGAGTAACTATTCCAACGTCTCTAGGTGTTTCAGAACGTCCTTACCAAAATATCGGAGACATGACCAATAAAGGTTTTGAGTTATCCCTTGGCTATACTAGTAAGCCAAATAAAAATGGATTTAGTTATTCTATAAATACAAACTTCACCTATCTGAAGAATGAAGTTACCGATTTAGGAGGCTTGGATTTTGTGGATCAATCTGATGTTTTAAGAAGTCAAGTAGGCCACCCTTTTGCGAGCTTTTATGGCTACAAAGTTGATGACATTTATCAAGTAGATGATTTTACTTGGCAAAATGATAGCGACCCATCCATTGAGCATTATAATAGAGATTATCAACTGAAAGATGAAAATGCTGACCCAAGTGGTATTATGCCTAGAGTATGGCCTGGGGATGAGAAATTCAGGGATATTGATGGCAATGGAATTATCAACTCAGATGATAAAACTATTATAGGTAGGTCTGTACCTAAATTTTATTATGGAGGTACTATAAACTTATCTTATAAAAACTGGGGATTAAATATCATAGGTCAAGGTATTGGCGGAGCGGAAGCTTATCAAAATGGATATCTTCAGAAGTTTTTAAATAATGGAAGTAATAGCTCCATTCAGCAATTTCAAGCGGACAATAGATGGACTTTTGATAATCCTTCAACCAAATACAGAAGACTTACAAAGAGTTTGGAAAGGAATGGTTTGGAATCCAGTTATTATGTTACGAACGCTTCATATTTCAGGATAAAAAACATAGAACTATCATATAATTTACCGAAAGAAGTTATAGAAAGATTAAACATATCTAGATTAAGATTGTTTTTTAGTGCAGAAAACATTTTAACTTTTACGAACTATATAAGCGGTTTTGATCCAGAAAGACCGTATAATGTTACCAATCAACCGTTTCATCCTCAAATACAGTCTTTGTCCTGTGGACTTAACTTAAACTTTTAA